One window of the Haloarcula halobia genome contains the following:
- the mobA gene encoding molybdenum cofactor guanylyltransferase → MRSGVVVAGGRSTRFGGADKAVAALAGTPMVRRVADRLVDVVGELVVNCRPDQTPAVREAMAGYPLPVRYGEDDEPDRGPVAGIRNGLREASGDYAAVVACDMPFVEPALLEYLFDRAAGADAAVPRLASGWFQTTQAVYRTEAMVAACDVALEAENPRILRPIDELEDVVVVEESAVESVASTGSFENINTREELAAADERLREREG, encoded by the coding sequence ATGCGTAGCGGCGTCGTCGTCGCCGGCGGGCGCTCGACCCGCTTTGGCGGGGCCGACAAGGCCGTCGCGGCGCTCGCCGGCACCCCGATGGTTCGCCGCGTCGCGGACCGCCTCGTCGACGTCGTCGGGGAGCTGGTGGTGAACTGCCGGCCCGACCAGACGCCCGCCGTCCGCGAGGCGATGGCCGGCTATCCGCTGCCGGTGCGCTACGGCGAGGACGACGAGCCCGACCGGGGCCCGGTCGCGGGTATCCGGAACGGCCTGCGCGAAGCCAGCGGGGACTACGCGGCCGTCGTCGCCTGCGACATGCCATTCGTCGAACCGGCGCTGCTGGAGTACCTCTTCGACCGGGCCGCGGGCGCCGACGCCGCCGTCCCGCGACTGGCGTCGGGGTGGTTCCAGACCACGCAGGCGGTCTACCGGACCGAGGCGATGGTCGCGGCCTGCGACGTCGCGCTCGAGGCGGAGAACCCGCGGATACTCCGGCCCATCGACGAACTCGAGGACGTGGTCGTCGTCGAGGAATCGGCCGTCGAGTCGGTCGCCTCGACGGGATCCTTCGAGAATATCAACACCCGGGAGGAGCTCGCGGCCGCAGACGAGCGACTCCGGGAGCGAGAGGGGTAG
- the yqeC gene encoding selenium cofactor biosynthesis protein YqeC, with product MDLTAALQAREGLVCVVGAGGKKSTLYTLAERLDRAVVTATVRIPIFDDHVATVRVTESPLDVVDAAGEDAWPLGLVPGQERPDRYRGYDPATVERIAAGTSVGTTLVKADGARTRECKAPGDREPQLPAAADVVVPVASVQAVGEPLTDAAVHRPERVAALTGLSMGEEIRPEHVGTVLSSPDGGLKGVPDGATAIPLLNKVDDDEWAAVAREIAAVIHERADVPRVALTSMLADDPLIAVVD from the coding sequence ATGGACCTGACAGCGGCTCTCCAGGCCCGGGAGGGGCTGGTCTGTGTCGTCGGCGCGGGCGGCAAGAAGTCAACGCTGTACACCCTCGCCGAGCGACTGGACCGCGCCGTCGTGACGGCGACCGTTCGCATCCCGATATTCGACGACCACGTCGCGACGGTGCGCGTCACCGAGTCGCCGCTCGACGTCGTCGACGCGGCGGGCGAGGATGCGTGGCCCCTCGGCCTGGTCCCCGGGCAGGAACGCCCCGACCGGTACCGGGGTTACGACCCGGCGACGGTCGAGCGAATCGCCGCGGGTACCTCCGTCGGCACGACGCTGGTCAAGGCAGACGGCGCGCGCACCCGCGAGTGCAAGGCGCCCGGCGACCGGGAGCCACAGCTTCCGGCGGCGGCCGACGTCGTCGTGCCCGTCGCGAGCGTCCAGGCCGTCGGGGAACCCCTGACCGACGCGGCCGTCCACCGACCGGAGCGCGTCGCCGCGCTCACCGGCCTCTCGATGGGCGAGGAGATACGGCCCGAACACGTGGGGACGGTGCTGTCGAGCCCGGACGGCGGGCTGAAGGGCGTGCCCGACGGTGCGACGGCGATTCCCCTCCTCAACAAGGTCGACGACGATGAGTGGGCGGCCGTCGCGCGGGAGATCGCGGCGGTGATTCACGAGCGAGCGGACGTACCGCGGGTCGCGCTGACGTCGATGCTCGCCGACGACCCCCTGATCGCGGTGGTCGACTAG
- a CDS encoding CBS domain-containing protein, with amino-acid sequence MDIADIATREFVEVDAGKRLGKVRSIFERENPKGIIVTDDGEYAGVITQKQLVQSHVEDNAKAGAMTSSAPKVGRRDDVREVARVLVEGGTKIAPVFEGDSLWGIVTEDDILEAVLENLDALTVDQIYTDNVVTVAEDTNVGQVINHLREHGISRLPVLDDADALTGMVTRHDVVDVVVRDMNKATTGDRSGEIQRILDIPVYDVMSSPVETATLDASVRDAVARMLENDFAGLVVTPEDDDTQVEGIVTKTDVLRALTFTEEDHMDVQITNIKLLDTISREDLRSDIGAVADKYQAMQVQHAHVRFHEHKEKLRGTPLIQCQIRLRTNKGQAAGSGEGYGAEMAFNVALDKLERNVLELKGVQADEEYRGQVLRKLGEL; translated from the coding sequence ATGGATATTGCTGATATCGCTACGAGAGAGTTTGTCGAAGTCGACGCGGGCAAACGGCTTGGGAAGGTCCGGTCTATCTTCGAGCGCGAGAACCCGAAAGGGATAATCGTCACCGACGACGGGGAGTACGCCGGCGTCATCACGCAGAAACAGCTCGTCCAGTCTCACGTCGAGGACAACGCCAAGGCCGGCGCGATGACCAGCTCCGCGCCGAAGGTCGGGCGCCGGGACGACGTCCGGGAGGTGGCCCGCGTCCTCGTCGAGGGTGGCACCAAGATCGCGCCGGTCTTCGAGGGCGATTCCCTCTGGGGTATCGTCACCGAGGACGACATCCTGGAGGCCGTCCTCGAGAACCTGGACGCCCTCACCGTCGACCAGATCTACACCGACAACGTCGTCACCGTCGCCGAGGACACCAACGTCGGCCAGGTCATCAACCACCTCCGCGAGCACGGGATCTCTCGTCTCCCCGTGCTGGACGACGCCGACGCCCTGACGGGGATGGTCACCCGACACGACGTCGTCGACGTCGTGGTCCGCGACATGAACAAGGCGACCACCGGCGACCGGTCCGGCGAGATCCAGCGCATCCTCGACATCCCGGTCTACGACGTGATGAGCAGCCCCGTCGAGACGGCGACGCTCGACGCCTCCGTCCGCGACGCGGTGGCCCGGATGCTTGAGAACGACTTCGCCGGCCTGGTCGTCACGCCCGAGGACGACGACACCCAGGTCGAGGGCATCGTCACGAAGACCGACGTGCTTCGGGCGCTGACCTTCACCGAGGAGGATCACATGGACGTCCAGATCACCAACATCAAACTGCTGGACACCATCTCCCGCGAGGACCTCCGGAGCGACATCGGCGCGGTCGCGGACAAGTACCAGGCGATGCAGGTCCAGCACGCCCACGTCCGGTTCCACGAGCACAAGGAGAAACTCCGTGGCACCCCGCTCATCCAGTGCCAGATCCGCCTCCGGACCAACAAGGGCCAGGCCGCCGGGTCCGGCGAGGGCTACGGGGCCGAGATGGCGTTCAACGTCGCGCTGGACAAGCTCGAGCGCAACGTCCTCGAACTCAAGGGCGTCCAGGCCGACGAGGAGTACCGCGGCCAGGTGCTCCGGAAACTCGGCGAGCTGTAG
- a CDS encoding lycopene cyclase domain-containing protein, which yields MLPDIGVFGPYTYLVTEVLWGSVAAGLLWRAGALRRAAKTIVVLYPVAYVWDWYTLTVGVFAIQLRTGVDLLGIPIEEHIFMVVVPALVVGLHETLHGDPTDDE from the coding sequence ATGCTACCCGACATCGGCGTGTTCGGACCCTACACCTACCTCGTCACGGAAGTCCTCTGGGGGAGCGTCGCCGCCGGTTTGCTCTGGCGTGCCGGAGCGCTCCGGCGGGCCGCGAAGACCATCGTCGTGCTCTATCCCGTCGCGTACGTCTGGGACTGGTACACGCTGACCGTGGGCGTCTTCGCCATCCAGCTGCGCACCGGCGTCGACCTGCTGGGCATCCCCATCGAGGAGCACATCTTCATGGTCGTCGTCCCCGCGCTGGTCGTCGGCCTGCACGAGACGCTCCACGGCGACCCGACTGACGACGAGTGA
- a CDS encoding AAA family ATPase yields the protein MTDTPDREPVESVFGESVTVSTEPFGRFDAIENFEQVKARLKRSVTENVGYDTFATSSVLLFGKSDQSPTTKLARALTGEFDDDYTFFRVGSVSGGFSDSGTNIKATLEAAREREPSVVVLECVDDFAFDEEEYEHLRGHLDSVRTNHSQVLVIATATDDDSDLIRNDALFEFVVDVPEPTEQYRHSEIRSAVSDAEKVGIARLDTHGECLIEDLDTHDLSVRDLHTAVKRAILSRRRARADTPVTIRPTDIQTALDEINAERFDESADAGFFGFASTDEQFEPDVPDISFRDIGGLESEKRRLREAVTIPVEYSETFRDAGYSIGQGILLHGPPGNGKTMLAKAVANELDYHFLSVKGPELEQPLVGESERELRELFGAARDHAPSVVFFDEFDSLAPSRTSDSNEYKDDMVNTLLSELDGLEPLADVLVLAATNRLDQLDAAVLRSGRFDTFIEVPQPDKTDTRAIFEIHADRLPLADPVTADWFVSRDLPDLSGADVAAICRKALEFAVAEFDSGDRESLVVTRRDVQSAVDGLRTESQTDDRHGFR from the coding sequence ATGACTGACACGCCAGACCGAGAGCCCGTCGAGTCAGTCTTTGGCGAAAGTGTGACGGTATCGACTGAACCGTTCGGCCGTTTCGATGCGATCGAGAATTTTGAGCAGGTAAAGGCACGCCTCAAGCGGTCCGTCACCGAAAATGTCGGATATGACACGTTCGCGACGTCCTCGGTCCTTCTGTTCGGCAAGTCCGACCAGTCCCCAACGACGAAGCTAGCGAGAGCACTCACTGGAGAGTTTGACGACGACTATACATTCTTTCGCGTGGGCTCTGTTTCCGGCGGGTTCAGCGACAGCGGGACCAATATCAAAGCGACGCTCGAAGCCGCTCGTGAACGTGAACCGAGTGTCGTGGTGCTCGAGTGTGTCGACGACTTTGCATTCGACGAGGAAGAGTACGAGCATCTCCGGGGACACCTTGACTCGGTCCGTACGAACCACTCGCAGGTACTCGTCATCGCCACGGCGACGGATGATGATTCCGACCTGATCCGCAACGACGCACTTTTCGAGTTCGTGGTCGACGTCCCGGAACCGACCGAGCAGTATCGACATAGCGAGATCAGGAGTGCCGTATCGGATGCCGAAAAAGTGGGCATCGCGAGACTGGACACGCACGGGGAATGTCTTATCGAAGATCTGGATACGCACGATTTGTCGGTGCGAGATCTGCATACAGCGGTCAAGCGGGCTATCCTGTCCCGTCGTAGAGCGCGTGCTGATACACCTGTGACGATCCGCCCGACGGACATCCAGACGGCTCTCGACGAGATTAACGCAGAACGCTTTGATGAGTCGGCCGATGCCGGTTTCTTCGGATTTGCCAGCACGGACGAGCAGTTCGAGCCGGATGTCCCCGACATCTCGTTCCGGGATATCGGTGGGCTCGAGTCAGAGAAACGGCGGCTCCGTGAAGCTGTCACGATTCCCGTCGAGTACAGTGAGACGTTTCGCGATGCTGGCTACTCCATCGGGCAGGGGATACTCCTCCACGGACCGCCGGGTAACGGGAAGACGATGTTGGCGAAGGCAGTCGCCAACGAGTTAGACTACCACTTCCTCTCGGTGAAAGGTCCGGAGTTGGAACAACCCCTCGTGGGCGAATCCGAGCGTGAACTCCGGGAGCTGTTCGGGGCTGCCCGTGACCACGCTCCCAGTGTCGTATTCTTCGACGAGTTTGACTCGCTGGCCCCCAGTCGGACCAGCGATAGCAACGAGTACAAAGACGACATGGTGAACACGCTGCTGTCTGAACTTGATGGGCTCGAACCACTTGCTGACGTACTCGTCTTGGCGGCGACCAATCGATTGGATCAGCTCGATGCTGCCGTGCTCCGCTCTGGCCGGTTCGATACGTTCATCGAGGTCCCACAGCCCGATAAAACCGATACTCGGGCTATCTTCGAGATTCATGCCGATAGATTACCACTGGCTGACCCGGTAACGGCCGACTGGTTCGTCTCCCGTGACCTCCCGGACCTCTCAGGGGCCGATGTCGCAGCAATCTGTCGGAAAGCGCTGGAATTCGCCGTTGCCGAGTTCGACAGTGGTGACCGAGAATCGCTCGTGGTGACACGCAGGGACGTCCAAAGCGCCGTCGATGGGTTACGGACAGAGTCACAGACGGACGACCGCCACGGGTTTCGCTGA
- a CDS encoding metallophosphoesterase produces the protein MPLCPSCHHGVSTGKGWGPMSRYVISDHHFGHSRIIGYTDRPFSSVGEMNQTLLNRHYETVGEQDTLVHLGDVAMDMQTGNETIEFFERLGGDVLVRGNHDVGLDADTAPFPVLDACILSHGEREFYCTHRPEDIPDDWDRWAIHGHMHNNDTDTYPFVAADARRVNVSSELLNFRPIALDTLTGILDACPDDSRIRDVDTARKELG, from the coding sequence ATGCCTCTCTGTCCTTCCTGCCATCATGGAGTCTCGACAGGTAAGGGGTGGGGACCGATGAGCAGATATGTGATTTCCGACCATCACTTCGGGCACTCGCGTATCATCGGATACACTGATCGGCCGTTCAGTTCGGTCGGGGAGATGAATCAGACACTGCTGAACCGTCACTACGAGACCGTCGGTGAGCAGGATACACTCGTCCATCTGGGTGACGTGGCGATGGACATGCAGACTGGGAACGAGACAATCGAGTTTTTCGAGCGATTGGGTGGCGATGTATTGGTCCGTGGCAATCACGATGTCGGGTTAGATGCCGACACAGCCCCCTTCCCGGTCCTGGACGCGTGTATTCTGAGTCATGGTGAACGGGAGTTTTACTGTACACACCGACCCGAAGACATCCCGGACGACTGGGACCGCTGGGCTATCCACGGCCACATGCACAACAACGACACGGACACGTATCCGTTCGTTGCAGCCGATGCGCGTCGGGTCAACGTCAGCAGCGAACTGCTGAATTTTCGGCCTATTGCGCTGGATACCCTGACTGGAATTCTCGACGCTTGCCCTGACGACTCACGAATCCGCGATGTGGACACCGCCCGGAAGGAACTCGGATAG
- a CDS encoding ISH6 family transposase encodes MHATIDVRLTISIDEDKTVPLATLAEFITDQNVESVLLEGLVESLDASRVEALCGEKHATGNGDRRFQRAGTDTRTAVTTAGEHDFDLHYVEDTAADHDEPSHFRPVEDVLDFDGQNRYQQDIAAKSVDLATSLSYRDAADHGDGILPEMPSPTTINRRAREYGSKLKQFLSDCVADTDADAVIPDGTKCHSQDDDRSYHSVQATLGEDTAEESRSLLDLSVNADWDETAAELEDIDAVTDDATVVSDADEGIVTAFTDENRNHQLDLVHVGRTLDYNLWDDGVFSLDRRNEIVSEVIDEVFHLKNSVAKHRPDEEFAAIRERIARTTERIEKTAWQLDQYGSEKAAGYLRRWLPSIVTFADQAVEGFEVPWTSNPVERLMGEVSKRCKNQWMRWTTEGLEAILQLRLVKYADPEHYQSFLDELLQRSTKTAMSCDLSIESTRGKL; translated from the coding sequence ATGCACGCCACAATCGACGTGCGGTTGACGATTAGCATCGACGAGGACAAAACGGTACCGCTCGCCACGCTCGCCGAGTTCATCACCGACCAGAACGTCGAATCAGTTCTTCTCGAAGGACTGGTCGAGAGCCTCGACGCGAGCCGCGTCGAGGCGCTCTGTGGTGAGAAACACGCTACTGGCAACGGTGACCGACGCTTCCAACGAGCTGGTACCGACACCCGTACAGCCGTCACAACCGCCGGTGAACACGACTTCGACCTTCACTACGTCGAAGATACCGCCGCTGACCACGACGAACCCAGCCACTTCCGCCCCGTCGAAGACGTTCTCGACTTCGACGGGCAAAACCGCTATCAGCAGGACATCGCCGCCAAAAGCGTCGATCTCGCCACCTCGCTCAGCTATCGGGATGCTGCTGACCACGGCGATGGCATCCTCCCGGAGATGCCGTCGCCGACCACCATCAACCGCCGCGCCAGAGAATACGGCAGCAAGCTCAAGCAGTTCCTTTCAGACTGTGTCGCTGACACAGACGCTGACGCTGTTATTCCTGACGGCACGAAGTGCCACAGTCAAGACGACGACCGCTCGTACCACTCCGTCCAGGCCACGCTCGGCGAAGATACTGCCGAGGAGTCGCGCTCCCTGCTGGATCTCTCGGTCAACGCTGACTGGGACGAAACAGCCGCCGAACTCGAAGACATCGACGCAGTCACTGACGACGCGACGGTCGTCAGTGACGCTGATGAGGGTATCGTCACGGCATTTACCGACGAAAATCGTAATCACCAACTCGATCTCGTCCACGTCGGTCGGACGCTTGATTACAACCTTTGGGACGACGGCGTGTTCTCCTTGGATCGGCGGAACGAGATCGTCTCGGAGGTGATCGACGAGGTGTTCCATCTGAAGAACTCGGTCGCTAAACACCGTCCAGACGAGGAGTTCGCGGCGATCCGCGAACGGATCGCGCGAACGACCGAGCGTATCGAGAAGACAGCGTGGCAGTTGGATCAGTACGGGTCAGAGAAGGCGGCGGGGTATCTTCGGCGGTGGCTGCCGTCAATCGTGACGTTTGCCGATCAGGCTGTCGAGGGGTTCGAGGTGCCGTGGACCTCGAACCCCGTCGAACGGTTGATGGGGGAGGTCAGCAAACGGTGCAAGAACCAGTGGATGCGCTGGACAACGGAGGGATTAGAGGCGATACTCCAGCTTCGGCTGGTGAAGTACGCTGATCCAGAGCACTACCAATCGTTCCTCGACGAACTGCTCCAGCGATCGACCAAAACAGCAATGAGCTGTGACCTCTCAATTGAGAGCACCAGAGGCAAACTCTAG
- a CDS encoding sister chromatid cohesion protein PDS5, translated as MSPVDSSDSNTERTAALEEILDQLSCPNREVRFEAVETLCHLLDGTEIERTVPPLVETLGDESPRVRFKAAEALGRIASKSCFVPDPDTELLEEAVVALEETTADESVGVRGQSVTALGEFAQLESSFEEQIAKTAIERLDDEYSQVRMNSVDTLDKVSITLKHDEDTHLPLVKDISEAVAERLTDEDPDVRSRAESVLGRICEVGPEEQSVVISILLTLSNDEDVATRRAAVSALSGVETTATVKTEDFTGFRENLDRLIELLLDDDSNVREKAVPLFRGFADEEATLEVDVIEKIAEYTDAESSTARARAVSALSSLSYGSTENSERTFESVTAATEDPDPEVRERAVVALEQIGNSNTEFGKQAISAVSDVLNDPDPNVRKHAVRSLGDLGEIDLLNDIDSSVATKAINQLAEHRDEDSTVRLEAVATLGSLGRQDDVIQKERTRDELQKQAVEALGEYASDSDEDVRIEAINNTTEILSLNPAAASVVPIVPIVALETNADDPVASRAATTVLQNVAREAPSKFENVDVSTEEYLG; from the coding sequence ATGTCACCGGTTGATTCATCCGATTCGAATACTGAGAGGACAGCTGCTCTCGAAGAGATTCTGGATCAGCTATCTTGCCCGAATCGAGAAGTCCGGTTCGAAGCTGTCGAAACGTTGTGTCACCTCCTCGATGGAACGGAAATCGAACGGACGGTTCCTCCACTCGTTGAGACGCTTGGCGACGAGTCCCCGCGAGTCCGGTTCAAGGCCGCCGAGGCGCTCGGGAGAATTGCCTCTAAAAGCTGTTTTGTTCCGGATCCCGATACGGAATTACTCGAAGAAGCTGTTGTTGCACTTGAGGAAACAACTGCTGACGAATCGGTTGGTGTCCGTGGGCAATCGGTGACAGCGTTGGGGGAATTCGCACAACTTGAATCCTCGTTCGAAGAACAAATTGCGAAGACAGCAATTGAACGACTTGATGACGAATATTCACAGGTGCGGATGAATAGTGTGGATACACTCGATAAAGTATCGATCACGCTCAAACACGACGAGGACACTCACTTACCCTTGGTCAAGGACATATCTGAGGCAGTTGCTGAACGACTCACAGATGAAGACCCGGATGTGAGAAGTCGTGCAGAGTCAGTTCTCGGGAGAATCTGTGAGGTGGGTCCGGAAGAACAGTCGGTCGTAATCTCGATTCTCCTCACACTTTCGAATGATGAAGACGTTGCTACTCGAAGAGCCGCAGTATCTGCCCTCAGCGGGGTAGAGACGACTGCGACCGTAAAAACAGAAGATTTCACGGGATTCAGAGAAAACCTCGACAGGTTGATTGAATTACTGCTAGATGACGATTCGAACGTCCGGGAAAAGGCAGTCCCCTTATTTCGAGGGTTCGCAGACGAGGAAGCAACACTGGAGGTGGACGTGATCGAGAAAATCGCCGAATACACCGACGCGGAATCGTCCACAGCGCGTGCCAGAGCGGTTTCTGCACTCAGCTCACTTAGTTACGGTTCTACCGAAAATAGTGAGCGTACGTTCGAGAGTGTCACCGCAGCAACTGAAGACCCGGATCCGGAGGTTCGAGAACGGGCGGTCGTCGCTCTCGAACAGATCGGGAATAGCAACACGGAGTTCGGAAAACAAGCAATCTCTGCGGTGTCTGATGTATTGAACGACCCCGATCCGAATGTACGGAAGCATGCGGTACGCAGTCTCGGGGACCTCGGAGAGATCGACCTGCTAAACGATATTGATTCTTCGGTGGCGACAAAAGCAATCAATCAGCTTGCCGAACACAGAGACGAGGATTCCACAGTCCGTCTTGAAGCGGTAGCCACACTCGGGTCGCTCGGTCGTCAGGACGACGTCATTCAAAAGGAGAGGACGAGGGATGAGTTGCAGAAACAGGCGGTTGAGGCTCTCGGCGAGTACGCGAGCGATTCGGACGAAGACGTCCGTATAGAAGCAATTAATAATACAACTGAGATATTATCCCTGAACCCTGCGGCTGCTAGCGTGGTCCCGATAGTTCCGATAGTTGCGCTCGAGACGAACGCGGACGATCCGGTGGCCAGTCGGGCGGCCACTACGGTTCTCCAGAACGTCGCGCGTGAAGCGCCCTCTAAGTTCGAGAACGTCGATGTTAGCACTGAAGAGTATCTTGGCTGA
- a CDS encoding winged helix-turn-helix transcriptional regulator — protein MTGTRNRIAHQVRRNPGIHFNELTRTLDLAPGQVQYHLRKLEGSDDVVEESLYGRTHYYTPEYGTWERGALAVLRRETARDVLVYLMANGPSAPNAVADGVNIARSTLEWHLDHLVEQDLVEKQRDTRNRVTLVIAHPEETARMLRLVEPSIANRLVDRFTRLVDGLLAGEPATYGDEP, from the coding sequence ATGACCGGAACACGAAATCGAATTGCACATCAGGTTCGTCGGAATCCTGGCATCCATTTCAACGAACTCACCCGGACGCTCGATCTCGCACCAGGGCAGGTCCAGTACCACCTGCGGAAACTCGAAGGCTCCGACGATGTCGTCGAGGAATCGCTGTACGGCCGAACGCATTATTACACGCCGGAGTACGGAACCTGGGAACGGGGAGCGTTGGCCGTGCTCCGTCGAGAGACCGCGCGGGACGTCCTCGTCTACCTCATGGCCAACGGCCCGAGTGCACCCAACGCAGTGGCCGACGGGGTGAATATCGCACGGAGCACCCTCGAGTGGCATCTCGACCACCTCGTCGAACAAGATCTCGTCGAGAAGCAGCGCGATACTCGCAACCGCGTCACACTCGTCATCGCACACCCAGAGGAGACTGCCCGGATGCTTCGGCTGGTGGAGCCGTCGATCGCAAACCGTCTGGTCGACCGGTTCACGCGCCTGGTCGACGGGTTGCTTGCCGGTGAGCCAGCCACGTACGGGGACGAACCGTGA
- a CDS encoding DUF7471 family protein, which produces MSPSDSLLIVALGTGTVLSILLALLSVVAFVKRRTVSDLLITVAVSTFLGKTSLGLVYLTSGRACHRTRHVRSSRVRKVCPAEPQPCKMWIQ; this is translated from the coding sequence GTGTCACCGTCCGATAGCCTGCTTATCGTCGCCCTCGGCACCGGCACGGTGTTGTCGATACTGCTCGCGTTGCTCTCCGTCGTGGCGTTCGTTAAGCGACGGACGGTTTCCGACCTGCTCATCACGGTCGCCGTTTCGACATTCCTCGGGAAGACGAGCTTGGGACTCGTGTATCTTACCAGCGGTAGAGCCTGTCATAGAACGCGTCACGTACGAAGCAGCAGGGTGCGGAAAGTGTGTCCAGCAGAACCGCAACCCTGCAAGATGTGGATTCAGTAG
- a CDS encoding HalOD1 output domain-containing protein: protein MIVSTDTTERWDAAYEVCKKVAEETGVDICELPPLYETIDPDALNALLRHSNVTDTHSERSVEFSYCDYRVTAHSTGQVGLHSEPESTSSVPST, encoded by the coding sequence ATGATAGTCAGCACAGATACAACCGAAAGATGGGATGCGGCATACGAGGTTTGTAAAAAAGTTGCCGAAGAAACTGGCGTAGATATCTGTGAGTTACCCCCTCTGTACGAAACCATCGATCCAGACGCCCTCAATGCGTTGCTTCGGCATTCGAACGTCACCGACACCCATTCCGAGCGGTCAGTCGAGTTCTCGTACTGTGACTATCGTGTGACGGCCCATTCGACCGGCCAGGTCGGGCTCCACTCGGAGCCTGAATCGACATCTTCCGTGCCGTCGACCTGA
- a CDS encoding DUF7471 family protein, with amino-acid sequence MHHSFEHSLDVVMMVLVLAAVYYARTSERRQRRPN; translated from the coding sequence ATGCATCACTCGTTCGAACACTCACTTGACGTCGTTATGATGGTGCTCGTCCTCGCTGCAGTCTATTACGCTCGCACCAGTGAAAGACGCCAGCGCAGACCCAACTGA
- a CDS encoding SCO family protein, translating to MHRRAFLRSTGAVAAIGGLAGCLGSAGLGGSNPDVALGEPDREFESSDVPYPAWGERIPDVTVPAPVDSREVRLRDVETPSLLTFFYSHCRTVCPVLISTQRNIQAHAENNGYSDAVSFFPTTFDPARDTAERLRTYADDMNVDAERENWHFLRPASKERAKAVVQDQFGVAFQRTEPEDMDMYMFTHSALTLLVNADGFVERAYRTKSPDEETIIADLRTVRNA from the coding sequence ATGCACAGACGAGCGTTTCTCAGGTCGACCGGAGCAGTCGCAGCAATCGGTGGACTTGCCGGGTGTCTCGGGAGCGCTGGCCTCGGCGGTTCGAACCCCGACGTCGCTCTCGGGGAACCCGACCGTGAATTCGAGAGTAGCGACGTTCCGTATCCGGCGTGGGGCGAACGAATCCCGGATGTGACTGTCCCCGCGCCGGTCGATTCCCGAGAGGTTCGTCTTCGTGACGTCGAGACACCGTCACTCCTCACGTTCTTTTACAGTCATTGCCGAACCGTCTGTCCCGTCCTCATCTCGACACAGCGAAATATCCAGGCCCACGCGGAAAACAACGGGTACAGCGACGCAGTCTCGTTCTTCCCGACGACGTTCGACCCCGCCCGCGACACTGCCGAGCGCCTTCGGACGTACGCCGACGACATGAACGTCGACGCCGAGCGTGAGAACTGGCACTTCCTCCGGCCTGCCTCGAAGGAGCGGGCCAAGGCAGTCGTACAGGACCAGTTCGGCGTGGCCTTCCAGCGCACCGAACCCGAGGACATGGACATGTACATGTTCACACACTCGGCCCTGACGCTGCTCGTCAACGCCGACGGGTTCGTCGAGCGCGCCTATCGCACGAAGTCGCCGGACGAGGAGACCATCATCGCCGACCTAAGAACGGTGAGAAACGCGTGA
- a CDS encoding TlpA family protein disulfide reductase — translation MKRRQAVAAIAGLVLTGGSLWVTQSGLPDGQSRGEDQLPIRVETLDARGSTAGQALVPTPDTVTVVDLFATWCAPCDDQLAILNAIQPEYDEVSFVSVTNERPSETLTKTDIAEWWNRNDGAWTVGSDPGSELLAAFGAGGLPYIAIADENGTIQFGHSGLAREETLRDQLDSLV, via the coding sequence GTGAAGCGCCGGCAGGCCGTCGCCGCGATCGCAGGGCTCGTACTCACCGGCGGAAGTCTGTGGGTCACCCAGAGCGGTTTGCCAGACGGACAATCGCGAGGTGAGGACCAGCTGCCGATCCGCGTCGAGACCCTGGACGCACGCGGATCGACTGCCGGGCAGGCGCTCGTCCCGACACCGGATACTGTCACCGTCGTCGATCTGTTCGCCACCTGGTGTGCCCCCTGCGACGACCAGCTCGCGATTCTGAACGCGATTCAGCCCGAATACGACGAGGTGTCGTTCGTCTCCGTGACGAACGAACGCCCGAGCGAGACGCTGACCAAAACTGACATCGCCGAGTGGTGGAACCGCAACGACGGTGCCTGGACCGTCGGCTCGGATCCCGGAAGCGAGCTGCTGGCGGCGTTCGGCGCGGGCGGACTCCCCTACATCGCCATCGCCGACGAGAACGGAACCATCCAGTTCGGTCACAGCGGGCTCGCCAGGGAGGAGACACTCCGAGACCAACTCGATTCACTGGTGTAA